In Quercus lobata isolate SW786 chromosome 12, ValleyOak3.0 Primary Assembly, whole genome shotgun sequence, a genomic segment contains:
- the LOC115971086 gene encoding protein TRANSPORT INHIBITOR RESPONSE 1-like, translating to MKMMMGSSFPEEVLEHVFSFIERDRDRNAISTVCQSWYEIERWSRRRVFVGNCYAVSPAILIKRFPDVRCLELKGKPHFADFNLVPEGWGAYVAPWIEAASKAYPGLEEIRLKRMVISDDTLKLISKSFKNFKVLVLSSCEGFSTKGLAAIAADCRNLRELDLRESEVEDLNQSSGHWLSRFPDNYTSLVSLNIACLNSEVSFTALECLVGRCPNLRTLRLNRAVPFDRLAILLRRAPQLVELGTGEASDLRPDVFSPPDVFSNLSGAFSGCKELKSLSGFWDVAPGYLPVVYPICPRLTSLNLSYAATIQSSDLIKLVSQCQNLQKLWVLDYIEDLGLEELAASCKYLRELRVFPSEPFGAEPNVLLTEQGLVSVSEGCPKLHSVLYFCRQMSNEALRTIARNRPNMTRFRLCIIEPRTPDYLTLEPLDVGFGAIVEHCKDLRRLSLSGLLTDRVFKYIGTYGKKLEMLSVAFAGDSDLGLHHVLSGCENLRKLEIRDCPFGDKALLANAAKLETMRSLWMSSCSVSFGACKLLGQKMPMLNVEVIDERGPPDSRPESCPVEKLYIYRTVSGPRFDMPGFVWTKDKDSALGLS from the exons atgaAGATGATGATGGGTAGTTCGTTCCCTGAAGAAGTGTTGGAACACGTGTTCTCTTTCatagagagagacagagacaggaACGCGATCTCGACCGTGTGTCAATCGTGGTACGAGATCGAACGTTGGAGCCGGAGGAGAGTGTTCGTGGGCAACTGCTACGCTGTCAGCCCCGCGATCTTGATCAAACGGTTCCCGGACGTGAGGTGTTTGGAGCTCAAAGGTAAGCCACACTTCGCTGATTTCAACCTCGTACCCGAAGGTTGGGGCGCCTACGTGGCCCCGTGGATCGAGGCGGCTTCCAAGGCTTATCCTGGGCTCGAAGAGATTCGGTTGAAGCGCATGGTCATCTCGGACGACACCTTGAAACTCATTTCTAAGTCGTTCAAGAACTTTAAGGTTCTTGTGCTTTCTTCTTGTGAAGGTTTTTCGACTAAAGGACTTGCTGCCATTGCTGCTGATTGCAG GAATTTGAGAGAGCTGGACTTGAGGGAGAGTGAAGTGGAGGACTTGAATCAGTCTAGTGGACATTGGCTCAGCCGTTTTCCTGATAACTACACCTCACTGGTGTCCCTTAACATTGCCTGTTTGAACTCTGAGGTGAGCTTCACAGCCTTGGAATGCCTGGTGGGTAGGTGCCCCAACCTGAGGACTCTTCGGCTCAATCGTGCCGTGCCCTTTGACAGGCTTGCAATCCTACTTCGTCGGGCACCTCAGTTGGTTGAGTTAGGCACTGGGGAAGCGTCTGACTTGCGACCAGATGTTTTCTCGCCACCGGATGTTTTCTCGAACCTATCGGGGGCATTCTCTGGGTGCAAAGAACTTAAGAGCCTGTCTGGTTTTTGGGATGTAGCCCCAGGTTATCTTCCAGTTGTTTATCCTATCTGTCCTAGGTTAACGTCGTTGAACTTGAGCTATGCAGCCACTATCCAAAGTTCTGATCTTATCAAGCTAGTTAGCCAATGTCAGAATTTGCAGAAATTATGG GTGCTGGATTACATTGAAGACTTGGGCCTAGAAGAACTTGCAGCATCTTGCAAGTATCTTCGAGAATTGAGGGTATTTCCGTCAGAGCCATTTGGTGCAGAACCAAATGTATTGTTGACAGAACAGGGACTTGTCTCTGTTTCTGAAGGCTGCCCAAAGCTGCATTCAGTTCTGTACTTCTGCCGTCAAATGTCTAATGAGGCCTTAAGGACCATTGCCAGGAATCGACCTAACATGACAAGGTTTCGTCTTTGTATTATTGAGCCACGGACTCCTGATTACCTTACCCTTGAACCACTTGATGTGGGATTTGGAGCCATTGTTGAGCACTGCAAGGATCTAAGGCGGCTTTCCCTTTCTGGTCTTCTTACTGATCGAGTGTTTAAGTACATTGGGACTTATGGCAAAAAATTAGAGATGCTGTCTGTGGCTTTTGCTGGAGATAGTGATCTGGGGCTCCATCATGTACTCTCTGGTTGTGAAAACCTTAGAAAACTTGAGATTAGGGACTGCCCCTTTGGTGACAAGGCTCTTTTGGCCAATGCTGCAAAGCTGGAGACAATGCGATCCCTTTGGATGTCTTCTTGCTCTGTGAGTTTCGGAGCATGTAAGCTGCTAGGTCAGAAGATGCCGATGCTTAATGTTGAGGTTATTGATGAGAGGGGCCCCCCAGATTCAAGACCAGAAAGCTGTCCAGTTGAGAAGCTCTACATATATAGGACTGTCTCTGGACCAAGATTTGACATGCCTGGTTTTGTTTGGACAAAGGATAAAGATTCTGCATTGGGGCTTTCCTGA